From Homalodisca vitripennis isolate AUS2020 chromosome 1, UT_GWSS_2.1, whole genome shotgun sequence, the proteins below share one genomic window:
- the LOC124373575 gene encoding uncharacterized protein LOC124373575, with protein sequence MIWLLWLPVTLAAPRVFPLVDPGLFVISGVKTCGGGGGYCLLGLDCTLDEDFLPDDEAGHHCEGLRSAFTPSAHFVCCRATNRSLYKPPLVLPAGLTTAFTEAVTGRTTAADVLENEIDQVLLKVAQSVDAIKKTPATEATAVQADDQTPELRESAEDSVEDGPLEDEDSLLDSIEDVAQQDMSIEEEDPQESIPGGDVKIKVPLPSDKSPVTENKPMDGIDSQKPVFVLDESENYDLSAEKSTEDNMISTESLSDESASEEIELLKNASITLQTNENLDETKIKEPIYGDKQETTVGVGSILNENTNKGININKPTNSANAEDYSENKSSNENLIQNDEAKVSESNGEGINTMIVSEKEEYVTRLPDLSADIASLKNETNLDSEWVHSKISVTPKLPLENVSNDQADPSIVSSGYNNTVNKTDSKIEKVDNLSSNEKKDNSLPENVSKTNSITVDGDQSAHAEEDQFVTSTTVSPATHIPDNGRPMSTGQVIQGHPGMDQPCSRGASRGENCSEEVKFIFQNKTICFGSVYALDWVVTSASCALRVFRAGMLNVSVIPLSGPGSVQVKTIIVHESYGENAGSSGQEMEANNIGLVQLKSPVVQWAECVPCLPLPGHRFSTSNCTAVTSRLLASVPCSTHGVCKLGRDAASSSTQMPVCAGSARMMTDDRGFPYIILPCDMVWEPRFAESSPRGSGAPLFCEGVLAGLETSAGVGMTVYTPLSPYLGWLLRNTRPGLPDQHFNVG encoded by the exons ATGATTTGGTTGCTATGGTTACCAGTAACGCTGGCGGCTCCCAGGGTCTTCCCACTGGTTGATCCAG GATTATTCGTGATATCCGGTGTGAAGACGTGTGGCGGAGGTGGGGGATATTGTCTCCTGGGTCTTGACTGTACTCTGGACGAAGACTTCCTCCCAGACGACGAGGCAGGACACCACTGCGAGGGTCTCAGGTCAGCATTTACTCCAAGCGCTCACTTCGTTTGCTGTCGAGCTACCAACCGGAGCCTCTACAAACCTCCCCTTGTGCTCCCTGCCGGACTAACAACAGCCTTCACCGAGGCCGTGACAGGCCGCACTACCGCCGCAGATGTGCTGGAGAATGAGATAGACCAAGTGCTACTCAAGGTTGCGCAGAGCGTTGACGCCATCAAGAAGACACCGGCGACGGAAGCGACTGCAGTGCAGGCCGATGACCAGACCCCAGAATTGAGGGAATCAGCGGAAGATTCGGTTGAAGACGGCCCACTGGAAGATGAAGATTCTCTTTTAGATTCTATAGAAGACGTGGCTCAACAAGATATGTCTATTGAGGAAGAAGACCCACAGGAATCGATCCCCGGTggagatgtaaaaataaaagttccaCTGCCGTCCGATAAATCTCCTGTCACTGAAAATAAGCCAATGGATGGTATTGACTCTCAAAAACCTGTTTTTGTTTTAGATGAATCTGAAAATTATGACTTGTCTGCGGAAAAGTCAACTGAGGACAACATGATAAGTACAGAGAGCCTATCAGACGAGTCTGCAAGTGAAGAGATTGAGTTATTAAAAAATGCGTCTATTACACTACAGACAAACGAAAACTTGGACGAAACTAAAATTAAAGAACCGATATATGGAGATAAACAAGAAACTACTGTAGGAGTGGGTTCCATTTTAAACGAAAATACCAATAAAGGTATCAATATTAACAAACCAACAAACTCTGCAAATGCGGAGGATTACTCAGAAAATAAATCATCTAATGAAAACCTTATACAGAACGATGAAGCAAAAGTAAGTGAGTCAAATGGTGAAGGAATAAATACAATGATTGTTTCCGAAAAAGAAGAATATGTGACAAGACTGCCTGATTTATCCGCAGACATAGCCTCTCTTAAAAATGAGACAAACTTAGATTCTGAATGGGTTCACTCCAAAATCAGTGTAACGCCAAAGTTACCTTTAGAAAATGTTTCGAATGATCAAGCAGATCCTAGTATTGTCTCATCTGGATATAATAATACTGTTAATAAAACAGACAGCAAGATAGAAAAAGTTGACAATTTAAGTAGCAACGAAAAAAAAGATAACTCATTGCccgaaaatgtttctaaaacaaacTCGATAACAGTTGATGGAGATCAGTCGGCACATGCAGAGGAAGATCAATTTGTCACAAGTACAACCGTATCTCCTGCCACCCACATCCCGGACAATGGTCGACCGATGTCCACTGGGCAAGTCATCCAAGGTCATCCTGGAATGGATCAACCGTGTTCTAGAGGTGCTTCTAGAGGTGAAAACTGCAGCGAAGAAGTCAAGTTTATCTTCCAGAACAAGACAATTTGCTTTGGATCCGTTTATGCACTCGACTGGGTCGTAACATCAGCTTCTTGCGCTTTAAG AGTGTTCCGAGCTGGGATGTTGAACGTGAGCGTTATCCCACTGAGCGGTCCAGGGAGCGTACAAGTGAAGACGATCATAGTTCACGAGAGCTACGGGGAGAACGCAGGCTCTTCTGGCCAAGAAATGGAAGCCAATAATATTG GCTTGGTCCAGCTGAAGTCTCCCGTTGTCCAGTGGGCGGAATGTGTACCGTGCCTGCCACTTCCTGGACACCGGTTCTCCACCTCCAACTGTACAGCCGTCACCTCCCGCCTCTTAGCATCTGTCCCTTGCTCGACCCATG GAGTGTGCAAGTTAGGCCGGGACGCTGCAAGCAGCAGTACACAGATGCCGGTCTGCGCAGGCTCTGCCAGGATGATGACTGACGACCGTGGGTTTCCCTACATCATCCTCCCCTGTGATATGGTCTGGGAGCCGAGGTTTGCT GAGTCGAGCCCCCGTGGGTCAGGTGCTCCCTTGTTCTGTGAGGGAGTGTTGGCAGGCCTGGAGACTTCTGCAGGGGTTGGTATGACTGTGTACACCCCTCTGTCACCCTACCTCGGCTGGCTACTCCGCAACACCCGGCCCGGACTGCCGGACCAACACTTCAACGTCGGCTGA